The following proteins come from a genomic window of Varunaivibrio sulfuroxidans:
- a CDS encoding OmpA/MotB family protein: MDEDDIGYDGAPKNAWMLTFADLVSLMLTFFVLLFSMSSVKVDKWDAMIDTMTQSLNPDKVKTVAAATSQFNIGTIFRKRATNLDYLAGVLDEAMAQDKLLSKAQLMRLDDRLVITLPSDLLFPAGKALMPAEARRALFDLGGVLRNISNQIGVNGHSDPAPPARGGEYTSNWELSLARAAAVANALRRSGYSEDIVAFGYSDSRYNQLPKLPDAERRKLARRVDIVIFPTVGEG, translated from the coding sequence ATGGACGAAGACGATATCGGATACGATGGAGCCCCGAAAAACGCCTGGATGCTAACGTTCGCCGATCTGGTGTCGTTGATGCTGACGTTTTTCGTTTTGCTGTTTTCCATGTCGTCGGTCAAGGTCGATAAATGGGACGCCATGATCGACACCATGACCCAGTCTCTCAACCCCGATAAGGTCAAGACGGTGGCGGCGGCGACGTCACAGTTCAATATCGGAACGATTTTCCGTAAACGTGCGACCAATTTGGATTATTTGGCGGGCGTCCTCGACGAGGCCATGGCCCAAGATAAGTTGTTGTCCAAGGCGCAACTGATGCGCCTGGACGACCGCTTGGTCATCACGTTGCCGAGCGATCTTTTGTTCCCCGCGGGCAAGGCCTTGATGCCCGCCGAGGCCCGTCGCGCCCTATTCGACTTGGGAGGCGTGCTGCGTAATATCTCCAATCAGATCGGCGTTAACGGCCATTCCGATCCGGCCCCACCGGCCCGGGGCGGGGAATATACCTCCAACTGGGAACTGTCGCTTGCTCGCGCCGCCGCGGTGGCCAACGCCCTCAGGCGTTCGGGGTATAGTGAGGATATCGTGGCTTTTGGCTATTCGGATAGTCGTTATAACCAATTGCCCAAGCTGCCCGACGCCGAGCGACGTAAACTCGCGCGTCGCGTGGATATCGTTATTTTCCCGACCGTTGGTGAAGGCTGA
- a CDS encoding flagellar motor protein MotB, giving the protein MDDFDASAQPDPDSGDNTVALFLGLYLVVLAFFILLVTISTLEETKTRRVMNSLSSTFTTLIPPTADLQAFQAKDGDVLAGQQFQQQVTGIFATAMQVTKVEIVQPGRIMRMSMAANSLFFDGQAKIRPAVLPLLDRTVAALSARPPGVRFDMEFVIDTPYAGANKTMPITETLPSARAGAFAREMLSRGAPPDSIAVGMKPSTGNDVTIWFYTRDIAASRLKFPVQKKDAKKP; this is encoded by the coding sequence ATGGACGATTTTGACGCGAGCGCGCAACCCGACCCGGATAGCGGGGATAACACCGTCGCCCTTTTCCTCGGTCTTTATCTCGTCGTTCTCGCTTTCTTTATCCTGCTGGTCACCATCTCCACCCTGGAGGAGACCAAAACGCGTCGGGTGATGAACAGCCTGTCCTCCACCTTCACGACCCTGATTCCCCCGACCGCGGATCTTCAAGCTTTTCAGGCTAAGGATGGCGACGTTCTTGCCGGTCAGCAATTTCAGCAACAGGTCACCGGAATTTTCGCCACCGCCATGCAGGTGACGAAGGTCGAAATTGTGCAGCCGGGGCGGATCATGCGCATGAGCATGGCCGCCAACAGTCTTTTTTTCGACGGTCAGGCGAAGATACGTCCGGCCGTTTTGCCTTTGCTCGACCGGACCGTGGCCGCCCTATCCGCCCGCCCTCCGGGCGTGCGCTTCGATATGGAATTCGTGATTGACACCCCCTATGCCGGAGCGAACAAAACCATGCCGATTACCGAAACGCTGCCCTCGGCGCGCGCCGGCGCGTTCGCCCGCGAAATGTTGTCGCGTGGGGCGCCGCCCGACAGTATCGCCGTGGGCATGAAGCCGAGTACGGGGAACGATGTGACGATCTGGTTTTACACGCGCGATATCGCAGCGAGCAGGTTGAAGTTCCCCGTGCAGAAAAAGGACGCGAAAAAACCCTGA
- a CDS encoding protein phosphatase CheZ, protein MAAGKKKAKAKDASGDGSPDLAAPSSVSTVGRGDGVFLNIDVERQKILFDELEDLALYIRTAKQEIARLRPDEVTEEYLPAATDELDAIVKATAEATNTIMDAVEVVENVMGEVADDPSKRLMEATTHIYEACSFQDITGQRIGKVVTTLKHIEEKIDALVEAFGDEISLIKKNMPEEKSADGLVTDKDLLEGPQLGDAAKSQSEIDDLLAGFD, encoded by the coding sequence ATGGCCGCGGGGAAAAAAAAGGCCAAGGCGAAGGATGCGTCCGGGGACGGCTCTCCGGATTTGGCGGCGCCGTCATCGGTCTCGACCGTCGGTCGTGGCGATGGGGTTTTTTTGAATATTGATGTCGAGCGTCAGAAAATCCTGTTCGATGAACTGGAGGACCTGGCCTTATATATCCGTACGGCAAAGCAGGAAATCGCCCGGCTGCGCCCCGACGAGGTCACGGAAGAATATCTTCCCGCCGCGACCGACGAACTGGACGCTATCGTTAAAGCCACCGCCGAGGCCACCAATACGATCATGGATGCGGTGGAGGTTGTCGAAAACGTGATGGGGGAAGTAGCCGACGACCCCTCCAAGCGCTTGATGGAAGCGACGACGCACATATACGAAGCGTGTAGCTTCCAAGACATCACGGGACAAAGAATTGGTAAGGTCGTCACCACCTTGAAGCATATCGAGGAAAAAATAGATGCCCTGGTCGAGGCTTTCGGCGATGAAATTAGCCTGATTAAGAAAAACATGCCGGAAGAGAAGAGCGCCGACGGACTCGTAACGGACAAAGATCTTCTCGAGGGCCCACAGCTTGGCGACGCCGCCAAAAGCCAGTCCGAGATCGATGATCTTTTGGCCGGCTTTGATTAG
- a CDS encoding chemotaxis response regulator CheY, which produces MAVDKNMNVLIVDDYKTMLRIIRNLLRQLGFENVEEATDGTMAFEKMKDGNFGLVISDWNMEPMTGIELLRKVRADDKFKHTPFIMVTAESKSENVIAAKEAGVSNYIVKPFNADTLKSKMVSVLGEF; this is translated from the coding sequence ATGGCTGTCGACAAAAATATGAATGTGCTTATCGTGGACGATTACAAGACGATGCTCCGCATTATCCGTAATCTTCTGCGCCAACTCGGCTTTGAAAACGTCGAGGAGGCGACGGATGGCACCATGGCCTTCGAAAAGATGAAGGACGGAAATTTCGGCCTTGTCATCTCTGACTGGAACATGGAGCCGATGACCGGTATTGAACTTCTGCGCAAGGTACGCGCCGATGACAAATTCAAGCATACGCCGTTTATCATGGTGACTGCGGAAAGCAAATCGGAGAACGTGATCGCGGCGAAGGAAGCCGGGGTTTCCAACTATATCGTGAAACCTTTCAACGCCGACACGCTGAAGTCGAAGATGGTCAGCGTTCTCGGAGAATTCTAG
- a CDS encoding MotE family protein, giving the protein MSKIRFLPVMIFAAALMLTVRVGNIWNDVGGLLSGGVSVTPAAAQTPAGQPPAGQNAPPAPATPGAGAPPVDPLAKPLPAPVRDKQAIAARMLSDDPTLLTQSEIDLLQKLAARREALDKRAQEIQMRAGLLKAAEKRIDKKVTDFKILKSTIEGLIKKYDEQQTTKLQSLVKIYENMKPKDAARIFEKLDMDTLLLVAERMKERKLAPVMAKMNPDKAREVTVQLARLRNLPVPGRPPGG; this is encoded by the coding sequence ATGTCGAAAATACGGTTTCTTCCGGTGATGATTTTTGCCGCGGCCCTTATGTTGACGGTGCGCGTAGGCAACATCTGGAACGATGTCGGCGGCCTCTTGAGCGGCGGCGTTAGCGTTACGCCCGCCGCGGCGCAAACCCCGGCGGGACAGCCCCCGGCGGGACAAAACGCGCCGCCCGCGCCGGCCACGCCCGGGGCGGGCGCGCCGCCGGTCGATCCCTTGGCTAAACCCTTGCCGGCGCCGGTCCGCGATAAGCAGGCGATCGCCGCGCGCATGCTCAGCGACGATCCCACGTTGCTGACTCAATCGGAAATTGATTTGTTACAAAAATTAGCGGCCCGGCGCGAAGCTTTGGACAAGCGCGCGCAGGAAATTCAGATGCGCGCGGGACTGCTGAAAGCCGCCGAAAAAAGGATTGATAAGAAAGTTACTGATTTCAAAATCTTGAAGTCTACGATTGAGGGCCTAATTAAGAAATACGACGAACAGCAAACAACCAAGCTGCAGAGTTTGGTTAAAATATACGAAAACATGAAGCCTAAGGACGCGGCGCGAATTTTCGAAAAGTTGGATATGGATACTCTATTGTTGGTCGCGGAGCGTATGAAGGAGCGGAAATTGGCGCCGGTTATGGCAAAAATGAACCCGGATAAGGCGCGCGAAGTCACGGTGCAGTTGGCGCGATTGCGCAATCTCCCCGTTCCGGGCCGCCCCCCGGGGGGGTGA
- a CDS encoding DUF6468 domain-containing protein, with the protein MPFSLILDVTVAVLLVVTIGYAIVLNGKLSRLRNDRVELESLGETFSASVLRTEQGLRRLKQTAEDLQDNITKAESLREDLAYLIDRGGVAADLLVEQVRQSRGAPGGEKVEGAEKTAKRASSGGGFAVREDGGDAAWRKRDRDRDKASDKTDDTAREASSDAERELLKALRSVR; encoded by the coding sequence ATGCCGTTTTCCTTGATATTGGATGTTACCGTGGCGGTTCTCCTGGTGGTGACGATCGGCTATGCGATCGTGTTGAATGGGAAACTGTCACGACTGCGCAATGATCGTGTCGAATTGGAGTCGCTGGGCGAAACGTTCTCGGCGTCCGTTTTGCGCACGGAACAGGGACTTCGTCGCCTGAAACAGACGGCCGAAGATTTGCAGGATAATATTACGAAGGCCGAGTCCCTGCGTGAGGATTTGGCGTATTTGATAGATCGCGGCGGCGTGGCGGCGGACCTTCTGGTGGAGCAGGTCCGCCAGTCTCGCGGCGCGCCAGGGGGTGAAAAGGTCGAAGGGGCTGAAAAGACCGCAAAAAGGGCGTCTTCCGGGGGGGGATTCGCCGTGCGTGAAGACGGCGGCGACGCTGCGTGGCGAAAACGAGATCGAGATCGAGACAAAGCGAGCGATAAAACGGACGACACGGCGAGAGAGGCAAGCTCCGATGCCGAACGGGAGTTGCTCAAGGCGTTGCGTTCCGTGCGTTAG
- the fliM gene encoding flagellar motor switch protein FliM — protein sequence MTAPGDEEVDQDAMAAAWESAMGGDDGGDGGGGDGDDGDDLAAEWAAMLEGDSGGDGGGGGGGGASTARESTRVLNQDEIDSLLGFDDDLDDTDHRSGIQAILNSALVSYERLPMLEVVFDRLVRLMSTSLRNFTSDNVEVSLDNISSIRFGDYLNSIPLPAMLSVFKAEEWDNYGLLTVDSSLIYSIVDVLLGGRRGTAAMRIEGRPYTTIERSLVERMVHVMLSDLSGSFEPLSPVTFRFDRLETNPRFATISRPSNAAIVARLRIDMEDRGGQMELLLPYATLEPVRELLLQMFMGEKFGRDSIWETHLAEELWMTDVELEAVLDTQTMSLGEVFDLKVGSHIMLGAGPESSVALQCGDVTMYTGKMGRKGDQIAIRIEGRYEKPKS from the coding sequence ATGACAGCTCCGGGTGATGAAGAAGTCGATCAGGACGCCATGGCCGCCGCGTGGGAATCGGCTATGGGCGGTGACGACGGCGGTGACGGCGGCGGTGGCGACGGCGATGACGGCGACGATCTGGCCGCGGAATGGGCGGCGATGCTCGAAGGCGACAGCGGCGGCGATGGCGGCGGCGGCGGCGGCGGCGGGGCGTCAACCGCGCGGGAGTCGACGCGCGTCCTCAATCAGGATGAAATCGACTCTCTTCTTGGGTTTGACGACGATCTAGACGACACCGATCACCGTTCGGGTATTCAAGCGATCTTGAATAGCGCCCTGGTGTCCTATGAGCGTTTACCCATGCTTGAGGTCGTGTTCGACCGGCTGGTGCGCTTGATGTCCACCTCGCTGCGCAATTTTACCTCCGACAACGTCGAGGTGTCCCTCGACAACATCTCGTCCATCCGTTTCGGCGATTATCTCAATTCCATTCCCCTGCCGGCGATGCTCAGCGTGTTCAAGGCCGAGGAATGGGATAACTACGGCCTGTTGACGGTCGATTCTTCGCTGATTTACTCGATCGTCGATGTGTTGCTGGGCGGGCGGCGCGGCACCGCGGCGATGCGTATCGAAGGGCGGCCCTACACCACGATCGAGCGTTCCTTGGTCGAACGCATGGTCCATGTCATGCTCTCCGATTTATCGGGGTCGTTCGAACCGCTCTCTCCGGTGACGTTCCGTTTCGATCGACTGGAGACCAACCCGCGATTCGCCACCATTTCACGGCCCTCCAACGCCGCCATTGTCGCGCGATTGCGCATTGACATGGAAGACCGAGGGGGCCAAATGGAATTATTGCTCCCCTATGCGACGCTAGAGCCGGTTCGCGAATTGTTGTTGCAGATGTTCATGGGAGAGAAATTTGGCCGCGATTCGATTTGGGAAACCCACCTCGCCGAAGAACTGTGGATGACCGACGTCGAACTGGAGGCCGTTTTAGATACCCAGACCATGAGTCTGGGCGAGGTCTTTGATCTCAAGGTTGGATCGCACATCATGCTGGGGGCCGGACCGGAATCTTCGGTGGCCCTGCAATGCGGCGATGTGACGATGTATACCGGGAAAATGGGGCGCAAGGGTGATCAAATCGCCATACGTATCGAAGGACGATATGAAAAACCCAAGAGTTAG
- a CDS encoding flagellar basal body-associated FliL family protein, which produces MADDELDEDIEGDIPEDDEGERDGAEGARKKKRLLIIIVAVLLLVIGGVTAAYFTGLLQPVIDMLGGSKTQSKQDAPPKVAGDVTFMDLDEILVNLNTGGRKSTFLKIRVTLELNNAKDLPRIQELMPRVIDNFQVYLRELRIEDLKGSEGMYRLREELLKRVNAAIAPAKVNDVLFKEMLVQ; this is translated from the coding sequence ATGGCCGACGACGAACTGGACGAAGACATCGAAGGCGACATTCCTGAGGATGATGAAGGCGAGCGCGACGGCGCGGAGGGGGCGCGTAAAAAAAAGCGCCTCCTGATTATTATCGTGGCGGTGCTCTTGTTGGTGATCGGGGGGGTGACGGCGGCGTATTTTACCGGCCTGTTGCAGCCGGTCATCGATATGCTGGGCGGATCGAAGACGCAATCGAAGCAAGACGCCCCGCCTAAGGTGGCCGGCGACGTGACGTTCATGGACCTCGATGAGATTTTGGTGAACCTCAACACCGGGGGACGAAAATCGACGTTCCTGAAAATCAGGGTCACCTTGGAATTGAACAACGCCAAGGATTTACCGCGCATTCAAGAGCTCATGCCCCGCGTGATCGACAATTTTCAGGTCTATCTGCGCGAGCTGCGGATTGAAGATTTAAAGGGATCGGAAGGCATGTATCGATTGCGCGAGGAATTGCTGAAAAGGGTCAACGCCGCGATTGCGCCGGCCAAGGTCAACGACGTTTTGTTTAAGGAAATGCTCGTTCAGTAG
- the flgF gene encoding flagellar basal-body rod protein FlgF yields the protein MIALSSQSVLRRKLDTIANNIANMNTTGFKSEKMMFVEHLERNQSDNGFRGERKLSFVRDVATYNDFSEGAFQKTGNALDLALHGDGYFTIRTAAGERYTRNGSFTIDNGGQLVTNQGDPVLAEGGQPIFFSPQDAHITIATDGSVSTENGPLGKLALASFANPRMLKREPGQMFSATQPPTPATQARVEQGMLEQSNVQPIVEMTRMIQVQRAYESVNKMISREDDRIRKMIQDMANQQVA from the coding sequence ATGATCGCTTTGTCGAGCCAAAGCGTCTTACGCCGAAAGCTGGACACGATCGCCAACAATATCGCCAATATGAACACCACGGGGTTCAAGAGCGAAAAAATGATGTTTGTCGAACATCTGGAGCGCAACCAGAGCGACAACGGCTTTCGCGGCGAACGAAAACTATCCTTTGTGCGTGATGTCGCGACCTACAACGATTTCTCCGAAGGCGCGTTTCAAAAAACCGGCAACGCCTTGGACCTTGCGCTCCACGGCGACGGTTATTTCACGATCCGCACCGCCGCCGGAGAACGCTACACCCGCAACGGAAGCTTCACCATCGACAACGGCGGACAGCTGGTCACCAATCAAGGCGATCCCGTGCTGGCGGAAGGCGGACAGCCGATTTTCTTCAGCCCTCAAGACGCCCATATCACCATCGCCACCGATGGTTCGGTCTCCACGGAGAACGGACCTCTGGGAAAATTGGCCCTGGCTTCGTTCGCCAACCCTCGGATGCTGAAACGCGAGCCCGGACAAATGTTCAGTGCGACGCAACCGCCGACCCCCGCCACCCAGGCTCGGGTCGAACAGGGCATGCTGGAACAATCGAACGTCCAGCCGATTGTCGAAATGACGCGCATGATCCAGGTTCAACGCGCCTACGAAAGTGTCAACAAGATGATCTCGCGCGAAGACGACCGTATTCGCAAAATGATCCAGGACATGGCCAACCAGCAGGTGGCGTAA
- the flgG gene encoding flagellar basal-body rod protein FlgG, protein MRSLSIAATGMEAQQRNVEVVSNNLANMNTTAYMRRRTEFQDLLYQNLRRAGSTSSDAGTIVPSGVQIGLGVKLAAVYRIHEQGNLTATDNTFDLAIQGKGFFQVQMPNGDTAYTRDGTFQLNAQGQIVTHDGYLLQPNLTVPSNAVDVSINASGEVLAKIEGQVALQNVGQIQTANFANEPGLQAIGSNLYLETPASGNATIGTPASSGYGSILQGFLETSNVNAVEEISNLISAQRAYEMNSKVIQTSDDMMGTLTSLR, encoded by the coding sequence ATGAGATCCTTAAGTATCGCCGCCACCGGCATGGAAGCCCAGCAACGCAACGTCGAAGTGGTGTCCAACAACCTGGCCAACATGAACACCACCGCGTACATGCGCCGACGCACCGAGTTTCAGGATCTGTTGTACCAAAACCTGCGCCGCGCCGGTTCGACCTCGTCGGACGCCGGAACCATCGTTCCGTCGGGGGTGCAAATCGGCCTCGGCGTGAAATTGGCGGCGGTCTACCGCATCCACGAACAAGGCAACCTGACGGCGACCGACAACACGTTCGACCTCGCCATTCAGGGCAAGGGTTTTTTCCAGGTCCAGATGCCCAACGGCGACACCGCCTACACCCGGGACGGCACCTTCCAGTTGAACGCCCAGGGCCAGATCGTCACCCACGACGGCTACCTGCTGCAACCCAACCTGACGGTGCCCAGCAACGCGGTCGATGTCAGCATCAACGCCTCGGGCGAGGTTCTGGCCAAAATTGAAGGCCAAGTCGCGTTACAAAACGTCGGCCAAATCCAAACCGCCAACTTCGCCAACGAACCGGGCCTTCAGGCGATCGGCTCGAACCTGTACCTGGAAACCCCGGCATCGGGCAATGCCACCATCGGCACTCCGGCGTCGTCGGGTTATGGCTCGATCCTGCAGGGTTTCCTGGAAACCTCCAACGTCAATGCCGTGGAGGAAATCTCCAATCTGATTTCCGCCCAGCGCGCCTATGAAATGAACTCCAAGGTGATTCAGACCTCGGACGACATGATGGGCACCTTGACCAGTCTACGCTAA
- the flgA gene encoding flagellar basal body P-ring formation chaperone FlgA, translating to MKISTVILGAALFILGPLAAFGQTAGVGVPSTAPSGPASVPAAPALIRDNVIVKDNVIRVGDLFTNAGPNADKVIAYAPNPGRKAIYDVQWLARAAQIYGVHWRPMSMRDRVIVERASRVISRSEIEDYLLSSLIGAGADPDLKLEVSNSALKLYIPQEDAPSVAVEDLNFDPMNNRFSAFVSAPAGDPSAPRVRVVGRMVRVADIPVLNRSLRPGDIIRKDDISWIQVETNRLQRNVLTDAGGLIGMAARRGIRARLPVRGTDVRRPVLVPKGSLVTMILHMHSMTLTAKGRALEAGSLGDAIRVANTHSNTIIDATVSASGTVSVTITPAPTIALR from the coding sequence ATGAAAATCTCCACCGTCATTTTGGGTGCGGCGCTTTTCATCCTGGGACCGCTCGCGGCCTTCGGGCAGACGGCCGGTGTCGGCGTTCCATCCACCGCCCCGTCCGGCCCTGCGTCCGTCCCCGCGGCGCCCGCCTTGATCCGCGACAACGTCATCGTCAAAGACAATGTCATCCGCGTTGGCGATCTGTTCACCAATGCCGGCCCGAACGCCGACAAGGTGATCGCCTATGCCCCCAATCCGGGCCGCAAGGCGATCTACGATGTTCAATGGCTGGCGCGTGCGGCGCAGATCTATGGCGTGCATTGGCGTCCGATGAGCATGCGCGACCGGGTCATCGTCGAACGGGCGAGCCGCGTCATCTCCCGTTCCGAAATCGAGGATTATTTGCTTTCGTCGCTAATCGGCGCCGGGGCCGACCCCGATCTCAAGCTCGAAGTTTCCAACAGCGCCCTGAAACTGTATATTCCCCAGGAAGACGCGCCCAGCGTCGCCGTCGAGGACCTCAATTTCGATCCCATGAATAACCGCTTCAGCGCCTTCGTCTCGGCGCCCGCGGGCGATCCTTCCGCCCCTCGGGTACGCGTCGTCGGGCGCATGGTCCGGGTCGCCGATATTCCGGTCTTAAACCGCAGCCTTCGCCCGGGCGACATCATACGCAAAGACGACATTTCCTGGATTCAAGTCGAAACCAACCGCCTGCAACGCAACGTGTTGACCGACGCCGGCGGTCTGATCGGCATGGCCGCCCGGCGCGGCATTCGCGCCCGGCTTCCAGTTCGCGGCACCGACGTGCGCCGCCCCGTTCTGGTGCCCAAGGGCAGTCTGGTCACCATGATCCTGCACATGCATTCGATGACCTTGACGGCCAAGGGCCGCGCCCTCGAAGCGGGCAGCCTGGGCGACGCCATCCGCGTCGCCAACACGCACAGCAACACCATAATCGACGCCACGGTCAGCGCCAGCGGCACCGTTTCGGTCACCATCACACCGGCGCCGACGATCGCTTTAAGATAG
- the flgH gene encoding flagellar basal body L-ring protein FlgH → MKRIFPSPLARRAAPLVRATVIIAALGALQACNTLTRLSEVGDGPKLSQITNPKAMPGYRPVSLPMPKGEILPNNPNSLWRSGATAFFKDDRAKKVGDILTVKLSLDDKASLANKTTRARNDKESANVTNLLGLEGKFSQILPKGVNPAAMLNAGNNHTTSGDGKIDRSEKINLTFAAVVTQILPNGALVILGRQELMVNSELRELRLSGVVRPEDIESDNTITNDRIAEMRVAYGGRGSLSNLQQPRWGMQLWDILFPF, encoded by the coding sequence ATGAAACGCATTTTTCCCAGCCCTCTCGCGCGCCGCGCTGCGCCTTTGGTTCGGGCCACGGTCATCATCGCCGCCTTGGGCGCCCTTCAGGCATGCAACACCTTGACCCGTCTTTCCGAGGTCGGCGACGGGCCGAAGCTGTCGCAAATCACCAATCCCAAGGCGATGCCCGGCTATCGCCCGGTTAGCTTGCCCATGCCCAAGGGTGAAATCCTGCCCAACAACCCCAACTCGCTGTGGCGTTCGGGGGCGACGGCGTTTTTCAAGGACGATCGGGCGAAAAAAGTCGGCGACATCCTCACCGTCAAGCTGTCGTTGGACGACAAGGCCTCGCTGGCCAACAAAACGACCCGCGCACGCAACGACAAGGAAAGCGCCAACGTCACCAATTTGCTGGGGTTGGAAGGCAAGTTTTCGCAAATTCTTCCCAAAGGGGTCAACCCCGCCGCCATGCTCAACGCCGGCAACAACCATACGACCTCGGGCGACGGCAAGATCGACCGCAGCGAAAAAATCAACCTAACCTTCGCCGCCGTGGTGACGCAAATTTTGCCCAACGGCGCGCTGGTGATCCTGGGACGTCAGGAATTGATGGTCAATTCCGAACTGCGCGAACTGCGCCTGAGCGGCGTCGTGCGCCCCGAGGATATCGAATCGGACAACACCATCACCAACGACCGCATCGCCGAGATGCGCGTCGCCTATGGCGGCCGGGGGTCGCTCAGCAATCTTCAACAACCGCGTTGGGGCATGCAATTGTGGGACATCCTGTTCCCCTTCTAA
- the dksA gene encoding RNA polymerase-binding protein DksA: MSITLPPDYKPSQDEDFMSAKMLEYFRKKLIAWRAELLNESNETIQHLQQGGIIEPDIADRASVETDRALELRTRDRARKLIAKIDEALERVDNGSYGYCMDTGEPISISRLEARPIATLSIDAQERHERMEKTHRDD; the protein is encoded by the coding sequence ATGTCGATCACTTTACCGCCCGATTACAAGCCGTCTCAAGACGAAGACTTCATGAGCGCAAAGATGCTGGAGTATTTCCGCAAAAAATTGATTGCCTGGCGCGCAGAGCTCCTCAACGAGTCCAACGAAACCATCCAGCACCTGCAACAGGGTGGAATCATCGAACCCGATATCGCCGACCGCGCCTCCGTCGAAACCGACCGGGCGTTGGAATTGCGCACACGCGACCGTGCGCGAAAATTGATTGCGAAGATCGACGAGGCGCTTGAACGGGTGGACAACGGGTCTTATGGGTATTGCATGGACACCGGCGAGCCGATCAGCATTTCCCGTCTCGAAGCGCGCCCGATCGCGACCTTGAGCATTGACGCCCAGGAACGTCATGAGCGAATGGAAAAAACCCACCGCGACGATTGA
- a CDS encoding flagellar assembly protein FliX — MKITNVTSTKGGARARRKASPSGPAFADRLRETSESEESAPVRQSAQVDGVESLLAVQEVEDALEEKTRKAKARRYGDDLLERLQRLQDDLLRGRISKEDLATLAQKIRQGRVHVTDPRLNEILDEIELRAEVEVAKWSRWGRTGGA, encoded by the coding sequence ATGAAAATCACCAATGTCACCTCGACGAAAGGAGGCGCCCGTGCGCGGCGGAAAGCTTCGCCGTCCGGCCCTGCGTTCGCCGATCGCCTGCGCGAAACTTCGGAATCGGAAGAAAGTGCGCCGGTTCGCCAATCCGCCCAGGTTGACGGTGTCGAAAGTCTGCTGGCCGTTCAAGAGGTCGAGGACGCCCTGGAGGAAAAAACGCGCAAGGCCAAGGCGCGTAGATACGGCGACGATCTTCTCGAACGCTTGCAGAGGCTGCAGGACGATCTTTTGCGGGGGCGCATTTCCAAGGAAGACCTCGCAACCTTGGCGCAAAAAATTCGCCAGGGTCGAGTCCACGTCACCGATCCCCGCCTCAACGAAATACTCGACGAAATCGAATTGCGCGCCGAGGTCGAGGTCGCCAAATGGAGCCGATGGGGCCGAACGGGCGGCGCATAA